From a region of the Neobacillus niacini genome:
- a CDS encoding YozQ family protein, with the protein MDKKNSNTNSTDLAGRIFETSDYQKNDVISTGLATTHEQATDAYTEGEIGGVIEDVDDDLNAKDLPIAQKPYRNT; encoded by the coding sequence ATGGATAAAAAAAATTCTAACACAAACAGTACAGATCTTGCAGGACGGATCTTCGAAACAAGTGACTATCAAAAAAACGATGTTATCTCCACAGGTTTAGCGACCACACATGAACAGGCAACCGATGCTTATACAGAAGGCGAGATTGGCGGCGTTATTGAAGATGTTGATGATGATTTGAACGCTAAGGATTTACCTATTGCCCAAAAGCCATATAGAAACACATAA
- a CDS encoding cation diffusion facilitator family transporter: MRESLAKKIAWISVISNIILTLGKLFIGWYGNSDAVFADGIHSAADVFASVIVLLVIKIANKPADKEHPYGHGKAEVIVSGIVGILLFLVSIYVVYEGIIGFFHEVETPSFLAMWVAIISYITKVILYRSSLKVANEHNSKAIEAIAFDHKADIVASIAAAIGVLLSIMGERFDILFLHYGDKAASIFVAYLIFKISKEMLIEAFDILLERNIDDGTLQEYINVVNEFQEVKRIDRIRAREHGHYILVDLRISIDHFKTIKEGHDLAKLIKGRLMESYDNIDEVLIHLNPYFSE; encoded by the coding sequence ATGAGGGAATCGCTAGCTAAAAAAATTGCCTGGATTAGCGTGATCAGTAATATCATTTTAACATTAGGAAAACTTTTTATCGGCTGGTATGGAAACAGCGATGCGGTTTTTGCGGATGGAATCCATTCAGCAGCAGATGTATTTGCATCAGTCATCGTCCTCTTGGTGATTAAAATTGCCAACAAACCGGCTGATAAAGAGCACCCTTACGGTCATGGAAAAGCAGAGGTTATTGTATCAGGAATTGTAGGAATTTTACTTTTTCTCGTTTCAATATATGTTGTTTATGAGGGAATCATTGGCTTCTTCCATGAAGTAGAAACACCAAGCTTCTTAGCCATGTGGGTAGCCATCATTTCTTACATTACAAAAGTTATTTTGTATCGATCATCATTAAAGGTGGCGAACGAACATAATAGTAAGGCAATCGAAGCAATTGCATTTGACCACAAAGCAGATATTGTTGCGTCGATTGCGGCAGCTATCGGGGTTCTCCTTTCGATTATGGGGGAACGCTTTGATATTTTATTTCTGCATTATGGCGATAAAGCAGCAAGTATATTTGTAGCCTACTTAATCTTTAAAATTTCAAAAGAGATGTTAATTGAAGCTTTTGATATCTTACTCGAAAGAAACATTGACGACGGAACTCTACAAGAATACATTAATGTAGTAAATGAATTTCAAGAGGTAAAGAGGATTGATCGAATCAGGGCGAGGGAACATGGCCATTATATTTTAGTTGATCTTAGAATATCAATTGACCACTTTAAAACCATTAAGGAAGGTCACGATCTTGCTAAGTTAATAAAAGGGAGATTGATGGAGAGTTATGACAACATTGACGAAGTATTAATTCACTTAAATCCCTATTTTTCAGAATAA
- a CDS encoding magnesium transporter CorA family protein, whose product MLEIYKSTETKVLEQVEKITKGCWVNMYAPTEEEIIRVADEANIYVDFIRDALDDEERPRIEREDGQVYIIVDYPYITHDDAGFPIYETIPVGIVLTDECILTVSLKDTPILEVFKNNKIKEFYTFKKNRFALQILAIITSYYLRYLKQINKRTNEIERELHQSMKNKELYAFLALEKSLVYFTTSLKSNKVVLDKILRFSYIKMYEEDKDLLEDVMIEKIQAIEMAETYSSILSGMMDAFASIISNNVNIVMKFLTSFTIILSFPTIVFSFYGMNVDLPLQNSPHAFWISITVACVLSTLTALIFWKKKYF is encoded by the coding sequence ATGTTGGAGATTTATAAAAGCACCGAAACAAAAGTACTGGAACAGGTAGAGAAAATTACAAAGGGCTGCTGGGTAAACATGTATGCCCCAACCGAAGAAGAAATTATCAGAGTCGCAGATGAAGCGAACATCTATGTTGACTTTATTAGAGACGCCCTTGATGACGAAGAACGTCCGAGAATTGAACGTGAAGATGGGCAGGTTTATATCATTGTCGATTACCCCTATATTACGCATGATGATGCAGGATTCCCTATCTATGAAACCATCCCAGTTGGGATTGTTTTAACGGATGAGTGTATTCTGACTGTATCGTTAAAGGATACGCCAATTCTAGAAGTTTTTAAGAATAATAAAATAAAAGAGTTTTATACCTTTAAAAAGAACCGATTTGCTCTGCAAATTCTGGCTATTATTACTTCCTATTATCTGCGATATTTAAAACAAATTAATAAAAGAACAAATGAGATTGAGCGGGAACTTCATCAATCGATGAAAAATAAAGAATTGTATGCATTTTTAGCATTAGAAAAGAGTCTGGTTTATTTCACGACTTCCTTAAAGTCGAACAAAGTGGTCTTAGATAAAATTCTTCGTTTTAGTTATATCAAGATGTATGAGGAAGACAAGGATTTACTTGAAGATGTAATGATTGAGAAAATCCAGGCAATTGAGATGGCCGAGACGTACAGTTCTATCCTTAGCGGGATGATGGATGCTTTTGCATCGATTATTTCCAACAACGTAAATATTGTGATGAAGTTTTTAACATCATTTACGATTATTCTTTCGTTTCCAACAATTGTTTTCAGTTTCTACGGCATGAATGTTGATTTACCACTGCAAAATAGTCCACATGCCTTTTGGATTTCAATAACTGTTGCATGTGTTTTATCTACTTTAACGGCACTAATTTTTTGGAAAAAGAAATATTTCTAA
- a CDS encoding S8 family serine peptidase, which yields MKKRRVVGASVLSLVMGVSMFATGAFGQQPNSQDESFRVIIQGPTADKSQAKKNVGVRWDFGADGFTTTVNSKQYQALLKNKNLTIEKVEEVQLAPNKEAAAKPGGSTNTGPSDRTPWGIQAIYNDAAIQATSGGNGIKVAVLDTGVNTSHADLTNQVEQCKDFTQTKSPLIDGSCSDGNGHGTHVAGTVLADGSSTGQGIYGVAPEADLWAYKVLNNRGSGYSDDIASAIRMAADEATRTGSKVIISMSLGSSAKDTLISSAVDYAYGKGVLVVAAAGNDGPSSNTIGYPGALVNAVAVAALEDVQQNGTYRVADFSSRGNPNTDGDYIIQERDIEVSAPGRAIESTWNDGSYNTISGTSMATPHVSGLAAKIWAENPAMSHTQLRKELQDRAKLYDIKGGTGAATGDDYASGFGFPRVR from the coding sequence ATGAAAAAGAGAAGAGTTGTAGGAGCATCAGTACTTAGCCTTGTTATGGGGGTATCCATGTTTGCAACAGGTGCCTTTGGTCAGCAGCCAAATAGCCAGGATGAATCTTTTCGAGTCATCATTCAAGGGCCAACAGCTGATAAGTCACAAGCAAAAAAGAATGTGGGGGTTCGCTGGGATTTTGGCGCGGATGGGTTCACTACAACAGTTAACAGCAAGCAATACCAGGCACTATTAAAAAACAAAAATTTAACCATTGAAAAAGTAGAGGAAGTTCAGCTAGCACCTAACAAAGAAGCTGCAGCTAAGCCAGGTGGTTCTACTAATACTGGTCCAAGTGATCGAACTCCATGGGGAATTCAAGCGATATATAACGATGCTGCGATTCAAGCAACCTCTGGAGGTAATGGAATAAAAGTGGCAGTCCTTGATACGGGGGTAAATACAAGTCACGCCGATCTAACAAATCAAGTTGAGCAATGTAAGGATTTTACACAAACGAAATCCCCGCTTATTGATGGAAGCTGCTCAGATGGAAATGGCCATGGAACGCACGTAGCGGGTACGGTACTCGCGGATGGCAGCAGCACGGGACAAGGTATTTATGGTGTAGCACCGGAAGCCGATCTTTGGGCATATAAAGTACTAAATAACCGCGGCTCAGGATACTCAGATGATATTGCTTCTGCTATTCGTATGGCAGCTGATGAGGCTACCAGAACTGGTTCGAAAGTAATCATCTCGATGTCATTAGGTTCAAGCGCAAAAGACACACTGATCTCTAGTGCTGTTGATTACGCCTATGGCAAAGGGGTTTTAGTGGTTGCTGCAGCTGGAAATGATGGACCATCAAGCAATACAATCGGGTATCCAGGAGCATTAGTCAATGCTGTTGCGGTAGCTGCTTTAGAAGATGTGCAGCAGAACGGTACATATCGTGTTGCTGATTTCTCTTCACGAGGAAATCCAAATACAGATGGTGACTATATCATTCAAGAACGTGATATAGAGGTCTCTGCACCTGGCAGAGCCATTGAGTCTACATGGAATGACGGTTCCTATAATACAATTAGTGGAACATCAATGGCTACACCGCATGTATCAGGATTAGCTGCAAAAATTTGGGCTGAAAATCCTGCAATGAGTCACACGCAACTTCGAAAAGAGTTACAAGACCGCGCAAAACTATATGATATTAAAGGTGGAACAGGTGCGGCTACTGGTGATGATTATGCTTCTGGATTTGGTTTCCCTAGAGTAAGATAA
- a CDS encoding helix-turn-helix domain-containing protein codes for MEFGPLIKYYRTQKGITQKELAAGICSIPHLSKIENNSKDANEETISLLLERLEVSFEEMEEKEELIKSLLKDFGEKINFYLRDEIEIIFNRLKEIEHVIPFSAHMYSYELYKYRYLLFKGLLAEADTQRDILSKQKKNFSQQEMYLFRYYNAVSLILKGNHKKADEIFDELSAENNNETTNGELLYHWALVKSALDQPGHAIHFGRLALQIFMNQHNFYRILHNLMLLGINYTNSKIYEEAQVCFNHLIRNAELLKEEKMLPQIYHNMGYLQDKMNNVKEALHYYEKSLSLQPVKNQHYLVTLYGIGEINYNLNLIENAKECFLQVKSLSKDIGIKKQGLLAEFYLIHMDSPEKAIKYLEIKVIPYLEGSKEHKEELIRYYKLLSEHYNQQGKYLEAVNYLSKIT; via the coding sequence ATGGAATTTGGACCATTAATCAAATATTACAGGACCCAAAAAGGGATCACGCAAAAGGAACTTGCTGCTGGAATCTGCTCTATCCCTCATTTGAGTAAAATTGAGAACAACTCAAAAGACGCTAACGAAGAGACTATTTCCTTATTACTTGAAAGGCTGGAAGTTAGCTTTGAAGAAATGGAGGAAAAAGAAGAGTTAATAAAAAGCCTGCTAAAAGATTTTGGTGAGAAAATTAACTTTTATTTACGAGATGAAATAGAAATAATATTTAATAGATTAAAAGAAATAGAACATGTTATCCCGTTTTCTGCTCATATGTATTCCTATGAATTATACAAATATCGGTATCTATTATTCAAGGGATTACTTGCAGAAGCAGACACCCAACGAGATATTTTATCCAAGCAAAAGAAAAATTTTTCCCAACAGGAGATGTATTTATTCCGCTATTATAATGCTGTATCCTTAATATTAAAGGGTAATCATAAAAAGGCTGACGAGATTTTTGATGAATTATCTGCGGAAAATAATAACGAAACAACGAATGGAGAATTACTTTACCACTGGGCTTTAGTAAAGAGTGCACTCGATCAACCAGGACATGCCATACATTTTGGCAGGTTAGCACTGCAAATCTTTATGAATCAGCATAACTTTTATCGAATTCTTCATAATTTAATGCTTCTTGGTATTAACTATACGAATTCAAAAATTTATGAGGAAGCACAGGTTTGTTTCAACCATTTAATTCGAAATGCAGAATTGTTAAAGGAAGAAAAAATGCTTCCACAAATCTATCATAATATGGGTTACTTGCAAGATAAAATGAATAATGTGAAAGAAGCATTACACTATTATGAAAAAAGTTTATCTTTACAACCAGTAAAAAACCAACATTATTTAGTAACTTTATATGGAATTGGTGAAATTAACTACAATTTAAATTTAATTGAGAATGCTAAGGAATGTTTTCTTCAAGTTAAATCTCTTTCAAAAGATATTGGGATAAAAAAACAAGGTCTTCTAGCTGAATTTTATTTAATTCATATGGATTCTCCTGAAAAAGCAATCAAATATTTAGAAATTAAGGTAATTCCCTACTTAGAGGGTTCAAAAGAACATAAGGAAGAACTGATCCGATATTATAAGCTGCTTTCTGAGCACTATAATCAACAGGGGAAATATCTAGAGGCAGTAAATTATCTATCTAAAATTACTTGA
- a CDS encoding cytosolic protein produces the protein MKSFVVGFHQEDNVDSMQIQKLSQEDFEKATEGGTRHLFDLDTNIGFFVFFDAEDADGDVSYMVLQYEDPTGEDGSEDPVGCYSFQLKDFYEFTALYLNDLEFNEEVSEEEEEYGPIHHLAHLLFHIVEEGKDLEV, from the coding sequence ATGAAATCATTTGTTGTTGGTTTTCATCAAGAAGACAATGTGGATTCGATGCAGATTCAAAAGCTTAGCCAAGAGGATTTTGAAAAAGCGACTGAAGGTGGTACAAGGCATCTATTTGACTTAGACACAAACATTGGCTTTTTTGTCTTTTTTGACGCTGAGGATGCCGATGGTGATGTGTCATACATGGTGCTTCAATATGAGGACCCAACTGGGGAGGATGGAAGTGAAGACCCAGTAGGCTGCTACTCCTTCCAGTTGAAGGATTTTTATGAATTTACTGCCCTTTATTTAAATGATCTTGAATTCAATGAAGAGGTAAGTGAAGAGGAAGAAGAATATGGACCAATTCACCATCTAGCCCATCTTTTATTCCATATTGTTGAAGAAGGAAAGGATTTAGAGGTGTAA
- a CDS encoding FAD-dependent oxidoreductase has product MLDVVVIGAGPAGASAALLTAKAGKKTLLLDNDKTVTKRAWVENHYGVLEISGPDLVEIGKQQVTKFGGEIIQTTVTNITKVEGGFKVETDNGEHETKHVILATGFLVDLAEKAGLTTKPGTEPRVKTILDVDAQGKTNIDGIWAAGTVAGVSVHTIVTAGDGARVSINVVSELNGERYVDHDVLKA; this is encoded by the coding sequence ATGTTGGATGTTGTCGTGATTGGTGCAGGACCTGCAGGAGCAAGTGCAGCCTTATTGACTGCTAAAGCAGGAAAGAAAACATTGTTGCTCGATAATGATAAGACAGTTACGAAGCGAGCTTGGGTTGAGAACCATTATGGCGTGTTGGAAATCTCTGGTCCTGACCTTGTTGAAATTGGCAAGCAGCAGGTAACTAAATTTGGCGGCGAAATCATCCAAACTACTGTTACCAACATCACGAAGGTTGAAGGCGGTTTTAAAGTAGAAACTGATAATGGAGAGCATGAAACAAAGCATGTCATCCTTGCTACTGGTTTCCTTGTAGACCTAGCTGAAAAAGCAGGTTTAACTACCAAGCCTGGAACTGAGCCAAGAGTAAAAACAATCCTTGATGTAGATGCACAAGGCAAGACAAATATCGATGGCATTTGGGCAGCTGGAACTGTGGCTGGCGTCAGCGTACATACCATTGTAACTGCTGGTGACGGAGCAAGAGTCTCAATCAACGTGGTTAGCGAATTGAATGGCGAGCGCTATGTTGACCATGATGTATTAAAGGCTTAA
- a CDS encoding MFS transporter — translation MNKPKLWTKDFINISLSNFFLFLTFYILLVTLPIYALQEFDSNASQAGLMTTVFLLSAIISRPLAGQWLERGSNKKVLLTALIIFAAASLLYFFPNTVTGFLIIRLLHGVGFGMATTAVGAIVADLIPGSRRGEGMGYFVMSTNLAMVLGPFIGLTAIQQWGAKTMFILSVIVAAGALITGLTVKLSKTDETKKQVIVPAFSIKNFIEPSAVSIAIVGGFLAIVYSALLSFVSVYANEIHVSEVSSLFFVVYAIILLMSRPFTGKWLDQYGPNVIVFPSIILFAIGMFVLSQSGGAVTFLVSAGMIGLGWGTLFPTFQTIAIQNAAPRKRGLATATFLSIYDIGIALGSFLLGLIAAKMDFSSLYFLCSFYILIGAVLYYFMQVRKPEMKRQRYLNVKEQ, via the coding sequence ATGAACAAACCTAAACTATGGACGAAGGATTTTATTAATATTTCCTTAAGCAATTTTTTTCTATTTTTAACATTTTATATCCTTCTCGTAACGCTGCCTATATACGCATTACAGGAATTTGACAGTAATGCTTCTCAGGCGGGGTTAATGACAACTGTATTCTTGCTTTCTGCGATCATATCTCGTCCCCTTGCTGGTCAATGGCTTGAACGAGGCAGTAATAAAAAAGTGCTATTAACGGCACTGATTATTTTCGCGGCTGCTTCCCTTTTATACTTTTTTCCTAATACAGTAACAGGATTCCTAATCATTCGTTTGTTACACGGAGTGGGCTTTGGGATGGCCACTACGGCTGTAGGAGCGATTGTTGCAGACCTTATTCCCGGCTCTCGAAGAGGAGAAGGAATGGGATACTTCGTAATGTCGACAAACCTTGCCATGGTTCTAGGACCATTTATAGGCTTGACTGCAATCCAACAATGGGGAGCAAAAACAATGTTCATCCTATCGGTCATTGTCGCTGCAGGGGCACTTATCACTGGCCTCACAGTCAAGTTATCAAAGACTGATGAAACAAAAAAGCAGGTTATTGTTCCGGCCTTCTCTATAAAAAACTTTATCGAACCTTCAGCAGTATCCATTGCGATTGTCGGTGGTTTTTTGGCCATTGTATATTCTGCCCTGCTGTCCTTCGTATCCGTTTATGCGAATGAAATCCATGTTTCTGAAGTTTCAAGTCTATTCTTTGTGGTGTATGCGATTATTTTATTAATGTCCCGACCATTTACAGGCAAATGGCTTGATCAATATGGTCCTAATGTAATTGTGTTCCCTTCGATTATCTTGTTTGCAATTGGAATGTTTGTCTTAAGTCAAAGCGGCGGGGCAGTTACTTTCCTTGTGTCAGCCGGGATGATTGGATTAGGCTGGGGTACTCTTTTTCCAACCTTTCAAACGATTGCCATTCAAAATGCAGCACCTAGAAAACGCGGCTTGGCTACTGCTACATTTCTATCAATCTATGATATTGGTATTGCATTAGGCTCATTCTTGTTAGGATTAATCGCTGCAAAAATGGACTTTAGTTCCTTATACTTCCTATGTTCGTTCTATATACTCATCGGAGCCGTTCTTTACTACTTCATGCAAGTTCGAAAACCAGAAATGAAACGCCAGCGATATCTAAATGTAAAAGAGCAATAA
- a CDS encoding MarR family winged helix-turn-helix transcriptional regulator, protein MTNHALFHTLHQLSRQLTNSLNEALKPFGLYSAQWSVLFVLHTKGSLTQKELSEYLFVEAPPMTRTIQRLVKQGFVRQIPGKDKREKYIQLTEEALKEFPKWEHAVSDCNNDLLKKFPEDSQKELLKLQSVWLKQLL, encoded by the coding sequence TTGACCAACCACGCATTATTTCATACGCTGCATCAACTTTCCCGACAATTGACCAACAGCCTTAATGAAGCACTAAAGCCATTTGGATTATATAGTGCCCAGTGGTCTGTCCTCTTTGTTCTACATACAAAAGGCTCACTAACTCAAAAAGAACTCTCTGAGTATCTGTTCGTCGAAGCTCCTCCCATGACCCGTACCATTCAACGGCTGGTTAAACAAGGGTTTGTAAGGCAAATTCCCGGTAAGGACAAACGGGAGAAGTACATTCAATTAACGGAGGAAGCATTGAAAGAGTTCCCTAAATGGGAACACGCTGTTTCGGATTGCAATAACGACTTATTAAAGAAATTCCCAGAAGACTCACAAAAAGAATTATTAAAATTGCAAAGTGTTTGGTTAAAACAGCTTTTGTAA
- the metH gene encoding methionine synthase: MSKAPFNEQLHKRILVMDGAMGTMLQQENLTADDFGGEQYDGCNEYLNLTAPNVIAKIHREYLEAGADIIETNTFGSTSIVLDEYNLGFRAYELNKVAAQIAKKEADKISTAEWPRYVAGSMGPTTKTLSVTGGTTFEALSASYEEQAIGLIDGGVDLLLLETSQDMLNVKAGFIGIKNAFSKTGKTLPLIVSGTIEPMGTTLAGQSIESFYISLEHMNPVAVGLNCATGPEFMQDHIRSLSNLASKAIICYPNAGLPDEEGHYHETPETLAKKLADFAAHGWLNIVGGCCGTTPDHIRAISEEMKKYSPREAQSSDFHMVSGIEPFVYDDPTLRPIMVGERTNVIGSRKFKRLINEGKIEEAAEIARAQVKGGAHVIDICLADPDRDELSDMENFIPEVVKKIKVPLVIDSTDEKVIEKALKYSQGKAIINSINLEDGEERFEAVVPLIHKYGAAVVVGTIDEKGMGVTAEKKLEIAKRSHDILVNKYGLKPQDLIFDPLVFPVGTGDEQYIGSAKATVEGIKLIKEHLPKTQTILGISNVSFGLPPVGREILNSVFLYHCTLAGLDYAIVNTEKLERFASISKEEVQLAEDLLFNTTDETLATFTEFYRGKKKESKSTVPNMSLEERLSYYVIEGTKEGLLPDLALALESYPAPLDIINGPLMEGMKEVGRLFNDNQLIVAEVLQSAEVMKAAVSYLEPYMEKGDVSSSKGKVILATVKGDVHDIGKNLVDIILSNNGYDVRDLGIKVSPNELVQAIQKEKPDIVGLSGLLVKSAQQMVITAQDMKEAGISTPILVGGAALSRKFTDTKIAKEYDGLVLYAKDAMTGLSLANQLQSPEEHEKLIAEKNEKLAALEVPRELPSRSAVSTAVKIRPSVSTEVPVFTPMDTKKHILKTYSLSHIEPYINMQMLIGHHLGVKGKIANLIAAKDEKALKVKEVVDGLLADAKAGNWILPAAVYQFFPAQSEGNKIFIFDPEETNTIIETFDFPRQESAPHLCLADFVKSVDSGEKDYVGFFTVTAGRGIREQADKLKADGRFLESHALQALALETAEGFAELIHRQMRDRWGFPDPLTFSMQDRFAAKYQGQRFSFGYPACPDLEDQKKLFALIHPEEIGIELTEGCMMEPEASVSAMVFAHPEARYFNVHR; this comes from the coding sequence ATGTCGAAAGCTCCATTTAATGAACAACTACACAAACGAATCCTTGTGATGGATGGTGCGATGGGCACCATGCTGCAGCAGGAAAATTTAACAGCAGATGACTTTGGCGGCGAGCAATATGATGGCTGTAACGAGTATTTGAACCTAACAGCTCCTAACGTGATCGCGAAAATTCACCGTGAATACTTGGAGGCGGGTGCGGACATTATTGAGACCAATACCTTTGGGTCCACAAGCATCGTCCTCGATGAGTACAATCTTGGCTTTAGGGCCTATGAATTAAATAAAGTTGCCGCACAAATTGCCAAAAAAGAAGCAGATAAAATTTCCACGGCTGAATGGCCTCGGTATGTGGCAGGATCAATGGGTCCGACCACTAAGACGTTAAGCGTTACAGGCGGGACTACCTTTGAAGCCCTCTCCGCTTCCTATGAGGAACAAGCAATCGGGCTGATTGACGGTGGTGTCGACCTTCTTCTTCTTGAAACAAGTCAAGATATGCTAAATGTAAAGGCTGGTTTTATCGGAATAAAAAATGCATTTAGTAAAACAGGGAAAACCCTCCCATTAATTGTATCTGGTACAATCGAGCCGATGGGCACAACCCTTGCTGGACAGTCGATTGAATCTTTTTATATTTCATTAGAGCATATGAATCCCGTTGCGGTTGGGTTAAATTGTGCGACGGGTCCGGAATTTATGCAGGATCATATCCGTTCCCTTTCCAATCTTGCTTCCAAAGCGATTATTTGTTATCCAAATGCCGGGTTGCCAGATGAAGAAGGACATTATCATGAAACGCCGGAAACATTAGCGAAAAAGCTTGCTGATTTTGCAGCTCACGGCTGGTTGAATATTGTCGGTGGCTGCTGTGGTACCACACCTGATCACATTCGTGCCATTTCAGAAGAAATGAAAAAGTACTCACCACGTGAGGCACAGTCTTCTGATTTCCATATGGTATCTGGGATTGAACCTTTTGTTTACGATGATCCGACACTGCGTCCGATTATGGTCGGGGAAAGAACAAACGTGATTGGCTCTCGTAAATTCAAACGCCTCATTAATGAAGGAAAGATTGAAGAAGCGGCAGAGATTGCACGTGCCCAGGTTAAAGGCGGTGCACATGTCATTGATATTTGTCTTGCAGACCCTGACCGTGATGAGCTTAGCGACATGGAGAATTTCATTCCAGAAGTGGTTAAAAAAATAAAGGTTCCGTTAGTTATTGATTCAACTGATGAAAAAGTAATCGAAAAAGCACTCAAATATTCTCAAGGTAAGGCGATTATTAATTCGATTAACCTTGAAGACGGTGAAGAAAGATTTGAAGCTGTTGTTCCACTCATTCATAAGTACGGAGCAGCAGTCGTTGTTGGTACAATTGATGAAAAAGGAATGGGTGTTACTGCTGAAAAGAAATTAGAGATTGCCAAACGATCTCATGATATTTTAGTCAATAAATATGGTTTAAAGCCACAGGATCTCATTTTTGACCCGCTTGTTTTCCCAGTAGGAACTGGTGATGAACAATATATTGGGTCTGCAAAAGCAACAGTGGAGGGAATCAAGTTAATCAAGGAACATCTTCCTAAGACACAAACGATACTTGGTATCAGTAATGTATCTTTCGGTCTTCCTCCAGTCGGCAGAGAAATCCTAAACTCTGTATTTTTATACCACTGTACATTAGCTGGTCTTGATTATGCGATTGTTAACACTGAAAAACTAGAACGATTCGCATCCATTTCGAAGGAAGAAGTTCAATTAGCTGAGGACCTTCTTTTTAATACTACAGATGAAACGTTAGCTACTTTTACTGAATTTTATCGAGGTAAGAAGAAAGAGTCAAAAAGTACAGTGCCTAACATGAGTTTAGAAGAGCGCCTCTCTTACTATGTGATAGAGGGTACAAAGGAAGGTTTATTGCCTGATTTGGCTTTAGCACTTGAAAGTTATCCTGCTCCACTTGATATTATTAATGGACCATTAATGGAAGGCATGAAAGAAGTAGGCCGACTATTTAATGACAATCAGCTAATTGTGGCAGAAGTTCTCCAGAGCGCTGAAGTAATGAAAGCTGCTGTCTCCTATTTAGAGCCGTATATGGAAAAAGGCGATGTCTCTTCCTCGAAAGGGAAAGTCATTTTAGCAACCGTAAAAGGCGATGTTCATGATATTGGGAAAAACCTCGTTGATATTATTCTTAGCAATAACGGTTATGATGTCCGAGATTTAGGGATCAAGGTATCACCTAATGAATTGGTTCAAGCCATTCAAAAGGAGAAACCAGATATCGTTGGATTATCAGGGTTGCTAGTAAAGTCAGCTCAGCAAATGGTCATAACAGCACAGGACATGAAAGAAGCAGGAATTTCAACACCAATCCTTGTAGGTGGTGCTGCTCTTTCTCGGAAGTTTACCGATACAAAAATTGCCAAAGAATATGATGGACTTGTTCTTTATGCAAAGGACGCTATGACTGGATTATCATTAGCGAATCAGCTTCAATCTCCTGAAGAGCACGAAAAACTAATTGCTGAAAAAAATGAAAAACTAGCTGCTTTGGAAGTGCCTCGGGAACTGCCAAGTCGTTCAGCGGTCTCTACAGCAGTAAAAATTAGACCGTCTGTTTCAACGGAAGTACCAGTTTTCACACCGATGGATACGAAGAAACATATTTTAAAAACCTATTCTTTATCCCATATTGAGCCATATATCAATATGCAAATGTTAATTGGTCATCATCTCGGTGTAAAAGGAAAAATTGCAAACCTGATTGCTGCAAAGGATGAAAAAGCGCTAAAAGTTAAAGAAGTGGTAGATGGACTATTAGCAGACGCTAAGGCCGGCAATTGGATTTTACCAGCTGCAGTCTATCAGTTCTTCCCTGCTCAGTCAGAAGGAAATAAAATCTTCATTTTCGATCCAGAAGAGACTAATACAATCATTGAAACGTTTGATTTCCCAAGACAGGAATCGGCACCGCATTTATGCTTGGCTGATTTCGTTAAGTCAGTTGACAGCGGTGAGAAAGATTATGTTGGTTTCTTTACAGTAACAGCTGGCAGAGGGATTCGTGAACAAGCTGACAAATTAAAGGCAGATGGCCGTTTTCTTGAAAGCCATGCCCTTCAAGCGTTAGCACTAGAAACCGCAGAAGGCTTTGCAGAATTAATTCATCGTCAAATGCGCGATCGCTGGGGATTCCCTGATCCGCTGACGTTTAGTATGCAGGATCGTTTCGCCGCTAAGTACCAAGGGCAGCGTTTCTCTTTTGGATATCCAGCATGTCCAGATTTAGAGGATCAGAAGAAACTTTTTGCCTTAATTCACCCTGAGGAAATTGGAATTGAATTAACAGAAGGGTGCATGATGGAGCCAGAGGCCTCCGTATCAGCCATGGTATTCGCGCATCCAGAAGCAAGATACTTTAATGTCCATAGATAA